A genome region from Brassica oleracea var. oleracea cultivar TO1000 chromosome C2, BOL, whole genome shotgun sequence includes the following:
- the LOC106325065 gene encoding putative Myb family transcription factor At1g14600, whose amino-acid sequence MGKAAGRNGNENYNGVGFNGQRGGGVRPYVRSPVPRLRWTPDLHRCFVNAVDMLGGQHRATPKLVLKMMDVKGLTISHVKSHLQMHRGSKLTLGKPEESSSSSIRRRQDTEEDNLHDNLSLHTRNDCLLGFHSFPLSSHSSLRGGRKKEQTSESSGDDDADFLHTMNMKKTKETTMFRSHHFHKKTEKEKNTWQEHEEEADLSLSLSLNHHHWRSNGSSVSDTSEAVSTCSAPFIFKDCLGSSPKIDLNLNLSISLLGS is encoded by the exons ATGGGTAAAGCTGCTGGGAGAAACGGAAACGAAAACTATAACGGCGTTGGATTTAACGGTCAAAGAGGCGGTGGAGTTAGGCCATACGTACGGTCTCCGGTGCCTCGGCTCAGATGGACGCCGGATCTCCACCGTTGTTTCGTTAACGCTGTAGATATGCTCGGTGGCCAACATC GAGCCACTCCAAAGCTTGTTCTTAAGATGATGGATGTGAAGGGACTCACAATTTCACATGTCAAGAGCCATCTCCAG ATGCATAGAGGTTCTAAACTTACTTTGGGGAAACCAG AGGAAAGCTCTTCATCTTCAATAAGAAGAAGACAAGACACTGAAGAAGATAATCTTCATGACAACTTGTCTTTACACACAAGGAATGATTGTCTTCTGGGTTTTCACTCCTTCCCTCTTTCTTCACATTCTTCTCTTAG GGGAGGAAGAAAAAAGGAGCAGACTTCAGAGTCTAGTGGTGATGATGATGCTGACTTCCTTCACACCATGAACATGAAGAAGACGAAAGAAACGACGATGTTTCGATCACATCATTTCCACAAG AAAACAGAGAAGGAGAAGAACACTTGGCAAGAACACGAAGAAGAAGCAGATTTGTCGTTGTCTCTGTCGCTGAATCATCATCACTGGAGAAGCAACGGATCATCAGTGAGCGATACGAGTGAAGCCGTCTCCACATGTTCTGCACCATTCATCTTCAAAGATTGCTTGGGTTCTTCACCAAAGATTGATCTTAACCTTAACCTTTCAATTTCTCTCCTCGGCAGCTGA